One Borrelia puertoricensis DNA window includes the following coding sequences:
- a CDS encoding variable large family protein — protein MKRITLSVLLMTLFLLLSCGSGSAKMEDPKTTFLDSLVKIGHGFYEIFGIFGNAIGDALGLTAVKSDDKKSKVGEHFDKIKKGLEDTNGKLKELSGEISEAKNANSSTIKSVKSVINSSSDVFEQLISALTKLADTAKEAGNIDIGDNANAVPSAADKDSVEAIIAGVKDIIGVAEKSGVKIESGDACIAVNAAATTDAPAVLGGANGNAAAGAGSKLADEVTKADPWAIIDKIKNATATTPAKLNGANNEAGALAASNDKADAAAGAKSNADLVAAVALKAMTKNGKFSAVDADKDIVKAAAASAVNKVLGILDFIIRKTVSSNLNKIKEAVKGIQYFETATQSTEASAAQPTATK, from the coding sequence ATGAAAAGAATTACTTTAAGTGTGTTATTGATGACTTTATTTTTACTTCTTAGTTGTGGCAGTGGAAGTGCTAAGATGGAGGATCCTAAAACCACATTCTTAGATTCATTAGTTAAGATAGGTCATGGGTTTTACGAAATTTTTGGTATTTTTGGTAATGCTATTGGTGATGCTTTGGGACTTACAGCAGTTAAATCTGATGACAAGAAAAGTAAAGTTGGTGAACACTTTGATAAGATAAAAAAAGGTTTGGAAGATACTAATGGAAAATTAAAAGAGCTATCAGGTGAAATATCTGAAGCAAAAAATGCTAATAGCAGCACAATTAAATCTGTTAAGAGTGTAATTAACAGTTCTAGTGATGTCTTTGAGCAACTAATTTCTGCTTTAACTAAACTTGCTGATACCGCTAAAGAGGCTGGTAATATTGATATTGGTGATAATGCTAATGCTGTTCCTAGTGCTGCTGATAAAGATAGTGTTGAAGCTATTATTGCAGGAGTTAAAGATATTATTGGAGTAGCAGAGAAGTCTGGTGTAAAGATCGAATCTGGAGATGCTTGTATTGCAGTAAATGCTGCTGCTACTACTGATGCTCCTGCTGTCCTTGGTGGTGCAAATGGAAATGCTGCTGCAGGTGCTGGTTCTAAATTAGCTGATGAGGTAACTAAAGCTGATCCATGGGCTATAATAGATAAGATTAAAAATGCTACTGCTACTACTCCTGCTAAACTTAACGGTGCCAATAATGAAGCTGGAGCACTTGCTGCTTCTAATGACAAGGCTGATGCTGCAGCTGGTGCTAAGAGTAATGCTGATCTAGTAGCAGCAGTAGCCCTCAAAGCTATGACTAAGAATGGTAAATTTAGTGCTGTTGATGCTGATAAAGATATTGTTAAGGCGGCAGCAGCAAGTGCTGTAAATAAGGTACTGGGAATACTTGATTTTATAATTAGGAAAACAGTAAGTAGCAATCTAAATAAGATAAAAGAAGCTGTTAAGGGGATACAGTACTTTGAGACTGCTACTCAATCAACTGAAGCTAGTGCCGCTCAACCTACTGCTACTAAATAA
- a CDS encoding plasmid maintenance protein produces MKDTKKNTNKHQHKLIVLISTLSYMNLKFKKYTQSDILYYFNNNMKKNDQKPIKLKTLQNYLYKLAKVLRVTINYHRHLGINMGTEIHYKLKYPKKECYRITNKHFRDKKEERHQKRVNAYLEKTCIKNSSVEKEECLYNNIYNKEKKNKEFIERLKVKKYAKKCCFKSNTFFSILNLNLEKNTKIEILKTLKRTENFFQNSIRKSINNTETISSKLESKRLKLNRILDETKISLEREGYNSKQLKTQIQNVYNKYKYKPHFIIENNKYNDLKTIIGKLKDSTKLITKETEKDIKNNIFSILLEQLRSKVDTSVLVPILKNYLNKQNKLEYNKVFSNYYYYKLLELIEGNKNYLKLVKSGENYN; encoded by the coding sequence ATGAAGGATACAAAAAAAAATACCAATAAACATCAACACAAGTTAATCGTTTTAATATCTACGCTAAGCTACATGAATTTAAAGTTTAAAAAATATACCCAAAGTGACATACTTTATTATTTCAATAATAATATGAAAAAAAATGACCAAAAACCTATTAAACTTAAAACTTTACAAAATTATCTTTATAAATTAGCAAAAGTATTAAGGGTTACAATTAATTATCATAGACATTTGGGTATTAATATGGGAACTGAAATTCATTACAAACTTAAGTACCCTAAAAAAGAATGCTACCGTATAACCAATAAACACTTTAGAGATAAAAAAGAAGAGAGACATCAAAAACGCGTTAATGCATATCTTGAAAAGACTTGTATCAAAAATAGCAGTGTAGAAAAAGAGGAGTGTTTATATAATAATATATATAATAAAGAAAAGAAGAATAAAGAATTTATAGAAAGACTAAAAGTAAAAAAATATGCTAAAAAGTGCTGTTTTAAATCAAATACTTTCTTCTCTATTTTGAATTTAAACTTAGAAAAAAATACTAAAATCGAAATACTTAAAACGCTCAAAAGAACTGAAAACTTTTTCCAAAACAGTATACGTAAAAGTATCAATAATACAGAAACAATAAGCAGTAAACTTGAAAGCAAGAGGCTAAAATTAAATAGGATATTAGATGAAACGAAGATTAGCTTAGAAAGGGAAGGATATAACAGCAAACAGTTAAAAACACAAATACAAAATGTATACAATAAATACAAATACAAACCACACTTTATCATAGAAAACAATAAGTATAATGATTTAAAAACAATAATAGGAAAGCTTAAAGATTCAACTAAATTAATTACAAAAGAAACCGAGAAAGATATTAAAAACAACATATTTAGTATACTTCTTGAACAATTAAGATCTAAAGTAGATACATCAGTTTTGGTACCAATATTAAAGAATTATTTAAACAAACAGAACAAATTAGAATATAACAAAGTATTTAGTAACTATTATTACTATAAGCTTTTAGAGTTAATAGAGGGCAATAAAAATTATTTAAAATTAGTAAAATCTGGAGAAAATTACAATTAA
- a CDS encoding DUF226 domain-containing protein, translated as MESILERLKKKKLEINDKGNESIFIKMEKSNNRTIYHTRIIMDFYTFGVNRNQKNKFFIAFRSLFNIQKIHEFNLFPLKRDDKFLGIFYGYRKPLQGIITEYEENGVMKASTLSKVYYIEFRFKKGSVFCYIKGIARLIKKEKSETQYSQFLLELITNLEKQVYEFYGKNLSNGGIINKWIKKNLQ; from the coding sequence ATGGAAAGTATATTAGAACGTCTTAAGAAAAAGAAATTGGAAATTAATGATAAAGGCAATGAGTCAATTTTTATTAAAATGGAGAAAAGCAATAATAGAACAATATATCATACAAGAATTATAATGGATTTCTATACATTTGGAGTTAATAGAAATCAAAAAAACAAATTCTTTATTGCATTCAGAAGTTTGTTTAATATACAAAAAATCCATGAATTTAACTTATTTCCATTAAAAAGAGATGATAAATTTTTAGGTATTTTTTATGGGTATAGAAAACCTCTACAAGGTATCATAACGGAGTATGAGGAAAATGGAGTTATGAAGGCATCTACACTTTCGAAAGTTTATTACATAGAATTTAGATTTAAAAAGGGAAGTGTTTTTTGTTACATTAAAGGTATTGCTCGTTTGATTAAGAAAGAAAAATCAGAAACACAATATAGTCAATTTCTACTTGAGCTGATAACCAATTTAGAAAAACAGGTATATGAATTTTATGGTAAAAATTTATCAAACGGAGGTATTATAAATAAATGGATAAAAAAAAACCTACAATAA
- a CDS encoding ParA family protein produces MDKKKPTIITIASIKGGVGKSTSALIFATLLAQKHKVLLIDIDTQASVTSYFYRKIKELDTDLVNKNIYEVLIDKISMNKSIISIDSNLDLIPSYVTLHKVNRVAYKYMLKEFKLKIEIGRLENNYDYVILDTNPSLDFTLTNALVCSDYVIVPMTAEKWAVESFEVLDFFIKELEIFLPIYILITRFKKNNTHKCLLDILKSKNNFLGTISEREDLNKKIADNCKFDLCKDYMKEYNKILSTFLYHIDNNLYAKKNNKINFSNRWKDYKRN; encoded by the coding sequence ATGGATAAAAAAAAACCTACAATAATCACTATTGCGTCAATTAAGGGAGGTGTTGGAAAAAGCACAAGTGCTCTTATATTTGCAACTTTACTTGCCCAAAAACATAAAGTACTTTTAATAGATATTGATACACAAGCATCAGTTACAAGTTATTTTTATAGAAAAATAAAGGAGTTAGATACAGATTTAGTTAATAAAAATATTTATGAAGTGTTAATCGATAAAATATCTATGAATAAATCGATTATCAGTATTGATAGTAATTTAGATCTAATTCCAAGTTATGTTACTTTGCATAAGGTGAATCGAGTTGCTTATAAATATATGCTTAAAGAATTTAAATTGAAAATTGAAATAGGAAGATTGGAAAATAATTATGATTATGTAATACTAGATACTAATCCTAGTTTAGATTTTACGTTAACAAATGCTTTAGTTTGTAGTGATTATGTAATAGTTCCGATGACAGCAGAAAAATGGGCAGTTGAAAGCTTTGAAGTTTTGGATTTCTTTATCAAAGAATTAGAAATATTTTTACCTATTTACATACTTATAACAAGATTTAAAAAAAATAATACACACAAATGTCTTCTTGATATTTTAAAATCTAAGAATAATTTTTTAGGAACTATATCTGAAAGAGAGGATTTAAACAAAAAAATAGCAGATAATTGTAAATTTGATTTGTGCAAAGATTATATGAAGGAATATAATAAAATATTGAGTACTTTTTTATATCATATAGATAATAATTTATATGCGAAAAAAAATAACAAAATAAATTTTTCCAACCGTTGGAAAGATTATAAAAGGAATTAA
- a CDS encoding chromosome replication/partitioning protein yields MEINRRIINNDKNIILNHSQILSLEEKRKERYNELKLKLKSNFKESICNKLEAMKILKEIKDNDYYKLDGYKKFSEFLTSYNVAKSQAYNYLKIATAIEEGILEEQYVLENGFREVLSLIKDKEGKNLKKSRLNSIRPLRFQLKSQDSYDFYKSDTKFTSYFLDRIFEDEKEFLQKFMKEYKNLKNNK; encoded by the coding sequence ATGGAAATTAATAGAAGAATAATTAATAACGATAAAAATATTATACTTAATCATAGTCAAATTTTGTCTTTAGAGGAAAAGAGAAAAGAAAGGTATAATGAACTTAAATTAAAATTAAAATCAAATTTCAAGGAAAGTATCTGTAATAAATTAGAAGCAATGAAAATTCTGAAAGAAATAAAAGATAATGATTATTATAAGCTTGATGGTTATAAGAAATTTAGCGAATTTTTAACTTCTTATAATGTAGCAAAATCCCAAGCCTATAATTACTTAAAAATTGCAACAGCTATAGAAGAGGGCATTCTTGAAGAGCAGTATGTATTAGAAAATGGGTTTAGAGAAGTTTTATCTTTAATCAAAGATAAGGAAGGTAAAAATTTAAAAAAATCAAGATTAAATTCAATAAGGCCATTAAGATTTCAACTTAAAAGTCAAGATAGTTATGATTTTTATAAAAGTGATACTAAGTTTACTAGTTACTTTTTAGATAGGATTTTTGAAGATGAAAAAGAATTTCTTCAAAAATTTATGAAAGAATACAAAAATTTAAAAAATAATAAATGA
- a CDS encoding Mlp family lipoprotein: MKKTPEETLREKLNKSQLKRLDFLKKVLDDKSKFNHLINLDEEKIKISLNHIQSDLSMYTDG; the protein is encoded by the coding sequence ATAAAAAAAACACCTGAAGAAACATTAAGAGAAAAGTTAAATAAATCTCAACTAAAAAGACTAGATTTCTTAAAAAAAGTTTTAGATGATAAAAGTAAATTTAATCATCTTATAAATTTAGATGAAGAAAAAATTAAAATATCACTAAATCATATACAAAGTGATCTTTCAATGTACACAGATGGGTAA
- a CDS encoding Mlp family lipoprotein — protein sequence MYKLYYLDQWKHTKTKRVSRRFYHYSYNLLEDKKQKHEDNKDFNTYISNAIDCKANNQINQCNNDNKYGNDTNEIEQFLEVF from the coding sequence ATGTACAAACTTTATTACCTGGATCAATGGAAACATACAAAAACAAAAAGAGTTAGCAGAAGATTTTACCACTATAGTTACAATCTCTTAGAAGATAAAAAACAAAAACATGAAGATAATAAAGATTTTAATACTTATATAAGTAATGCTATTGATTGTAAAGCCAATAATCAAATTAATCAATGTAATAATGACAATAAGTACGGCAATGATACTAACGAAATAGAACAATTTTTAGAAGTGTTTTAA
- a CDS encoding Mlp family lipoprotein, producing the protein MDNLQKKTDENTQKVITLTADEKKKFNSLKHALNRVIEKLQDQIDGCKDVSKSKCTNFITWINGNIQKQKELAEDFTTIVTIS; encoded by the coding sequence TTGGATAATTTACAAAAGAAAACTGATGAAAACACACAAAAAGTTATTACTCTAACTGCTGATGAAAAGAAAAAGTTTAACTCTTTAAAGCATGCATTGAATCGGGTAATTGAAAAATTACAAGATCAAATTGATGGATGCAAAGATGTAAGTAAAAGCAAATGTACAAACTTTATTACCTGGATCAATGGAAACATACAAAAACAAAAAGAGTTAGCAGAAGATTTTACCACTATAGTTACAATCTCTTAG
- the bdr gene encoding Bdr family repetitive protein, which produces MGLPQSVITQQMVINELTKAGINRDIAIDLSYRYYRNELTYKDIEFLKENFDIKLEKVEALLQSEIKSVKTELDNKIDTVENNLNTKIDTKFNELDNKIDAVRSELKSDIKDLDNKIDTKFNELDNKIDTVENNLNTKIDTTFNELDNKIDTVRSELKSDIKDLDNKIDTKFNELDNKIDVNTMELKSTLRLHGWMFGTIITLNIGIFLTLMSIVYSLLNK; this is translated from the coding sequence ATGGGACTTCCTCAATCAGTTATTACACAACAAATGGTCATCAATGAACTTACTAAAGCGGGTATAAATAGAGATATTGCTATTGATTTATCTTACAGATATTATCGTAATGAACTGACTTATAAAGATATTGAGTTTTTAAAAGAAAACTTTGATATAAAACTTGAAAAAGTTGAAGCACTTTTACAATCCGAAATTAAATCAGTCAAGACTGAACTGGATAACAAGATTGATACTGTTGAGAATAATCTTAACACTAAGATTGATACTAAATTCAATGAACTTGATAATAAGATTGATGCTGTTAGAAGTGAACTGAAATCAGACATTAAGGACCTGGATAATAAGATTGATACTAAATTCAATGAACTGGATAACAAGATTGATACTGTTGAAAATAATCTTAACACTAAGATTGATACTACATTCAATGAACTTGATAATAAGATTGATACTGTTAGAAGTGAACTGAAATCAGACATTAAGGACCTGGATAATAAGATTGATACTAAATTTAATGAACTGGACAATAAGATTGATGTTAACACAATGGAACTTAAGAGTACACTAAGACTTCATGGTTGGATGTTTGGAACAATTATTACCCTTAATATAGGAATATTTTTAACATTAATGTCCATAGTCTATTCATTGTTAAATAAATAA
- a CDS encoding Vsp/OspC family lipoprotein: MKRITLCALFLTLFLLISCNTSGSATKDGQAAKSDGTIIDLVTITNNIKDSVAFAKDVKEIHTLVKSVDEFVKGIGKKLKKDDGTLEDEKNDNNGQLVVGVYSLVSGIDTKLASLEKKVGLSSDLKAKIAGVKAKIKPFLDKLKDDDLCKKDVTDAHIKNAIDKNDNTGGKGKAELIALNTEIDELLTAAEAEVKSAIKELTTPVKPSN; this comes from the coding sequence ATGAAAAGAATTACTTTATGTGCGTTATTTTTGACTTTATTTTTACTTATTTCTTGTAATACTTCAGGGTCTGCTACTAAAGATGGGCAGGCTGCTAAATCTGATGGCACTATTATTGACCTAGTTACAATAACTAATAACATAAAAGACTCTGTTGCTTTTGCTAAAGATGTTAAAGAAATTCATACTTTAGTTAAGTCCGTTGATGAGTTTGTTAAGGGTATTGGAAAAAAGCTTAAGAAGGATGATGGCACTTTAGAAGATGAGAAAAATGATAATAATGGACAATTAGTTGTAGGGGTGTATAGCTTAGTATCGGGTATAGATACTAAATTGGCATCATTAGAAAAAAAAGTTGGGCTTTCTAGTGATTTGAAGGCAAAAATTGCTGGTGTAAAGGCAAAAATTAAACCATTTTTGGATAAATTGAAAGATGATGATCTTTGTAAAAAAGATGTTACTGATGCTCATATAAAAAATGCCATAGATAAAAACGATAATACTGGAGGGAAAGGTAAGGCAGAACTTATTGCCTTGAACACAGAAATTGATGAGTTATTAACGGCTGCTGAAGCTGAAGTAAAGTCTGCTATTAAGGAGCTTACAACTCCTGTTAAACCCTCTAACTAG
- a CDS encoding variable large family protein, producing the protein MCFTTLFLLLSCGSGHQSTNGGGAATGGSSLSSVLMDIGRSAENAFYSFLDLLSDTLGFRVTKDTKKSDVASYFNSLGAKLGEASDELEKVAVKTTAGSDKDSLLNKVIKESVDSAKATLNTLKTHLDSLKDIGDANNKVVGEVASQQSGVAASTDELKIALKALQGIVNTAKTQQVKELNTSSVTLASNSIGVDAKDGAKVLTAGDNAGAAAGDKAALIVSSVSGEEILAAIVKSVEGDATGTIGGNVNQDTSALKFARGGATADHLAQDAALASAVSGGIALRSLVKDGKLAANNNNDNKAVEAAGITAVNKLLVAVEDLIKKTVKNVLKTAKEKIDEARAPKAAAQQ; encoded by the coding sequence ATTTGCTTTACTACTTTATTTTTACTTCTTAGCTGTGGCAGTGGACATCAGTCTACTAATGGTGGTGGAGCTGCTACAGGAGGGAGCAGTTTAAGTTCTGTCCTCATGGATATAGGTAGAAGTGCTGAGAATGCTTTTTATTCTTTTTTAGATTTACTCTCTGATACATTAGGATTCAGAGTAACTAAAGATACAAAGAAGAGTGATGTAGCCAGTTATTTTAACAGTCTAGGTGCTAAGCTTGGAGAAGCATCAGATGAATTAGAAAAGGTAGCAGTAAAAACAACAGCAGGTTCTGATAAAGATAGCCTATTAAACAAGGTAATTAAGGAATCAGTTGATTCTGCTAAGGCTACTTTAAACACATTGAAAACTCATTTAGATTCCTTAAAAGATATCGGTGATGCTAATAACAAGGTAGTAGGTGAGGTGGCTTCCCAACAAAGTGGAGTAGCAGCAAGTACAGATGAATTAAAAATAGCTCTTAAGGCTCTTCAAGGAATAGTGAACACGGCTAAGACACAACAAGTTAAAGAGCTAAACACAAGTAGTGTGACATTAGCTTCAAATTCAATAGGAGTTGATGCAAAAGATGGAGCTAAGGTCTTAACAGCAGGTGATAATGCAGGAGCAGCTGCGGGAGATAAAGCCGCATTAATAGTATCATCAGTGAGTGGAGAAGAAATATTAGCAGCTATTGTTAAATCAGTTGAAGGAGATGCAACTGGAACAATAGGAGGCAATGTAAATCAGGATACAAGTGCATTGAAGTTTGCAAGAGGAGGAGCTACTGCAGATCATTTAGCACAAGATGCAGCGTTAGCAAGTGCGGTGAGTGGAGGAATAGCACTACGTTCTTTAGTTAAAGATGGTAAATTAGCTGCTAATAATAATAACGATAACAAAGCAGTAGAAGCGGCAGGAATAACAGCGGTAAATAAACTATTAGTAGCGGTAGAGGATCTAATTAAAAAGACAGTAAAGAATGTGCTTAAAACAGCAAAAGAAAAAATAGATGAGGCAAGAGCTCCAAAAGCAGCAGCTCAGCAATAA
- a CDS encoding variable large family protein yields MKRITLCALLITLFLLLSCGSGHQSANGGGAATGGSSLSSVLMDIGRSAENAFYSFLELLSGTLGFTAKSTTKKSDVGGYFNSLGAKLGQASEELEQVAVKATAGIDTSDASKNPIRVAIDSAKATLNTLKTHLDSLKDIGDAKVVGDAASDAAGTAADETELKKAYNSLKGIVETATTEGISKPKVGATTLKVDNADNKDGAKILATDNKPAATDAAKAAAILATVSGEEILDSIVKSGESDAALAAAANGSTTAISFAKGGSAANLAGADTAKAAAVAGGVALRSLVKTGKLASAAAGQGGQGEVQKIGVTAANKLLGAVEDVIKKAVKNVLEKAKEKIDEARAPKPAGQK; encoded by the coding sequence ATGAAAAGAATTACTTTATGTGCGTTATTAATAACTTTATTTTTACTTCTTAGCTGTGGTAGTGGACATCAGTCTGCTAATGGTGGTGGGGCTGCTACAGGAGGGAGCAGTTTAAGTTCAGTTCTCATGGATATAGGTAGAAGTGCTGAGAATGCTTTTTATTCATTTTTAGAGTTACTATCCGGTACATTAGGCTTTACTGCTAAATCAACTACAAAGAAGAGTGATGTAGGGGGTTATTTTAACAGTCTAGGTGCGAAGCTTGGACAAGCATCAGAAGAGTTAGAACAAGTAGCAGTTAAAGCAACAGCAGGTATTGATACAAGCGATGCATCTAAAAATCCTATTAGAGTAGCTATTGATTCTGCTAAGGCTACTTTAAACACATTAAAAACTCATTTAGACTCTTTAAAAGATATAGGTGATGCTAAAGTAGTAGGAGATGCAGCAAGTGATGCTGCAGGAACAGCTGCAGATGAAACTGAATTAAAGAAAGCATATAATTCATTGAAAGGAATAGTGGAAACAGCTACTACAGAAGGTATTTCAAAGCCAAAAGTAGGAGCAACAACATTAAAAGTAGATAATGCAGATAATAAGGATGGTGCTAAAATATTGGCTACAGACAACAAACCAGCAGCAACTGATGCAGCTAAGGCAGCAGCAATACTAGCAACAGTAAGTGGTGAAGAAATTCTAGACTCAATAGTTAAATCAGGAGAAAGTGATGCAGCACTAGCAGCAGCTGCAAATGGAAGTACAACTGCCATTTCTTTTGCTAAAGGAGGATCAGCTGCTAATTTAGCAGGTGCAGATACTGCAAAGGCAGCAGCAGTAGCAGGAGGGGTAGCATTACGTTCTTTAGTTAAGACAGGTAAATTAGCATCTGCAGCAGCTGGACAAGGAGGACAAGGAGAAGTACAAAAAATCGGAGTAACAGCAGCAAACAAACTACTAGGAGCAGTAGAGGATGTAATTAAAAAGGCAGTGAAAAATGTTCTTGAGAAAGCAAAAGAAAAAATAGATGAAGCAAGAGCTCCAAAACCAGCAGGTCAGAAGTAA